The Paenibacillus tianjinensis genome has a window encoding:
- a CDS encoding methyl-accepting chemotaxis protein: MNNQNETGLDQLLESLKISLPLVQRLFPIDVMFALADVEKFIYYLPGAELDVRIQEGMPIPPSGGIRAALETGDTVSADIPKEIYGWPFKSTSMPIRNGEGAISGVFTIGISLSNQETLSDAANLLSVTSEEISSTSEEIAGTASDLANIVSDLKGLGQTVVEELHKTDEILDFIKKVADNSNLLGLNAAIEAAHAAEHGRGFGIVAQEIRKMSVSSASSAKEITGILDRIKKNIHQMDATLLECLAQSERQAAATEEITASMQQLAASAAEIEKIARLI, translated from the coding sequence TTGAACAACCAAAATGAAACAGGTCTTGATCAGTTGCTGGAATCTTTAAAAATATCACTGCCGCTAGTACAGCGCTTATTTCCTATTGATGTGATGTTCGCCCTGGCGGATGTAGAGAAGTTTATTTACTATCTTCCGGGAGCAGAGCTGGATGTCCGCATACAGGAGGGGATGCCCATCCCGCCAAGCGGAGGAATCCGGGCAGCGCTGGAGACCGGTGACACGGTTAGTGCCGATATTCCCAAAGAAATTTACGGCTGGCCCTTTAAGTCAACCTCCATGCCGATCCGGAACGGGGAAGGGGCGATTAGCGGTGTGTTTACCATTGGCATCAGCCTCAGCAATCAGGAAACCTTAAGCGATGCTGCCAACTTACTGTCTGTCACTTCCGAAGAGATCAGCTCGACCTCGGAAGAAATTGCGGGCACGGCTTCTGACCTGGCGAACATTGTAAGTGATCTGAAGGGGCTCGGCCAGACTGTGGTTGAAGAGCTGCACAAGACCGACGAGATTCTGGATTTCATCAAAAAAGTGGCCGACAACTCTAACCTGCTTGGTCTTAACGCGGCCATTGAAGCGGCGCATGCCGCCGAGCACGGCCGGGGGTTTGGCATAGTGGCGCAGGAGATCCGGAAAATGTCCGTTTCCAGTGCCTCATCCGCCAAAGAGATCACCGGTATCCTGGATAGAATCAAGAAGAATATCCATCAGATGGATGCAACATTGCTGGAGTGTCTGGCACAAAGTGAGCGTCAGGCTGCGGCAACAGAGGAAATTACGGCCTCGATGCAGCAGCTGGCTGCCTCCGCTGCAGAGATTGAAAAGATTGCCCGGCTGATCTAA
- a CDS encoding outer membrane lipoprotein-sorting protein produces MRRITWVLAIIMSVALVLAGCGKKDAASVVKDLNDVSDKLESKQGAYQGSGTMTLYTGEQPQEYKVEVWYKNPSYYRISLSNVQKNVTQIVLRNDEGVFVLTPSLGKSFRFQSDWPDSQGQVYLYQTLLHGITADNNRQLTEDGDNYVFEVAANYQSSALVRQKIWLAKKTYEPKQVQVSDSEAKVVVDVKFDSFKFDPEFTKDSFDMQKNMATGTPSESTVAEVDDNGNPVSSQADGEEASQVTAELGDFGVIEPDYIPAGVKYKDYHKIEGSNDHAVLIRYDGDYQYTIMEARPLDRAVSLAPGTLIDLGFTAGVLTGDEQQTLTWMNDGVEFRITSANLPVDEMMQIAASMEAQTGK; encoded by the coding sequence ATGCGCCGGATAACATGGGTACTCGCGATCATTATGAGCGTGGCCCTGGTGCTCGCAGGATGCGGGAAGAAGGATGCCGCGTCTGTGGTCAAGGATTTAAACGATGTGTCTGACAAGCTGGAGAGCAAGCAGGGTGCCTATCAAGGTTCGGGCACGATGACCCTGTATACCGGTGAACAGCCGCAGGAGTATAAGGTGGAAGTGTGGTACAAGAATCCTTCGTATTACCGGATCAGCCTCTCGAATGTGCAGAAGAACGTAACACAGATTGTCCTTCGTAATGATGAAGGGGTGTTCGTGCTCACGCCAAGCCTCGGCAAAAGCTTCCGCTTCCAGAGCGACTGGCCGGACAGTCAAGGCCAAGTCTATCTCTACCAGACGCTGCTCCACGGCATTACCGCCGATAACAACCGCCAGCTGACCGAGGATGGAGACAATTATGTGTTCGAAGTAGCGGCGAATTATCAGAGCAGTGCACTGGTGCGCCAGAAGATCTGGCTGGCCAAAAAGACTTATGAGCCTAAGCAGGTGCAGGTCTCCGATTCCGAAGCCAAGGTTGTGGTGGACGTGAAGTTTGACAGCTTCAAGTTCGATCCGGAGTTCACCAAGGATTCCTTTGATATGCAAAAGAATATGGCAACCGGAACGCCTTCCGAAAGCACGGTAGCCGAGGTTGACGACAACGGCAATCCGGTAAGCTCGCAGGCTGACGGGGAAGAGGCTAGCCAGGTTACCGCGGAGCTTGGCGATTTCGGAGTGATTGAGCCGGATTACATACCGGCCGGCGTTAAGTACAAGGATTATCATAAAATCGAAGGCAGCAATGATCATGCGGTGCTCATCCGTTATGACGGGGATTATCAATATACTATTATGGAAGCCCGTCCGCTGGACCGTGCCGTATCGCTGGCTCCGGGAACTCTGATCGATCTCGGATTCACCGCAGGAGTATTGACTGGTGATGAACAGCAGACCCTGACCTGGATGAACGACGGTGTGGAATTCCGGATTACAAGCGCAAATCTTCCGGTTGACGAAATGATGCAAATTGCCGCTTCTATGGAGGCACAAACGGGTAAGTAA
- the alr gene encoding alanine racemase yields the protein MQASYRPTVAEINLDDLRANYEAFRAALPAETKFMGCVKGNAYGHGAVEVTRELERLGADYVSVAFLDEALELRQAGILLPILVLGYTSPEGIAAAWKNNVTVTLFTPEVLEAVRQLPIDPEHRLKVHIKIDSGMGRLGLLPADAPGFIAEVHSVAQAELEGMFTHFAKADEEDKSYTLLQYRRFMSVAETLRDNDIHIPIIHTGNSATAIDTPLLSINMVRVGISLYGFYPSAEVNHRLVALHPVMTLKTQAVYIKTLPPDWGISYGTRYFTDSEEIIATLPVGYADGYSRMLTGKAEVLIRGRRVPVVGTICMDQCMVTLKSFAEEAEQIKAGEEVVLIGRQGDALITADELALHLGTIHYEVICMLAHRVPRVYVREGAAPNLVNPLLKP from the coding sequence GTGCAAGCAAGCTATCGACCTACAGTTGCCGAGATAAATCTGGATGATCTGCGTGCCAATTATGAGGCTTTCCGTGCGGCGCTGCCGGCGGAGACCAAATTCATGGGATGCGTCAAAGGAAATGCGTATGGCCATGGAGCAGTGGAAGTGACCCGGGAGCTTGAACGGCTGGGAGCGGATTATGTAAGTGTAGCTTTTTTGGATGAGGCATTGGAGCTGCGTCAGGCGGGAATACTACTTCCTATTCTGGTGCTGGGCTACACCTCTCCGGAAGGGATAGCCGCTGCCTGGAAGAACAATGTAACCGTGACACTATTCACACCGGAGGTGCTGGAGGCGGTAAGACAGCTTCCAATAGATCCGGAGCACCGGCTGAAGGTGCACATCAAGATTGACAGCGGGATGGGAAGGCTGGGTCTTTTGCCGGCTGACGCGCCCGGTTTCATTGCTGAAGTGCATTCTGTAGCGCAGGCGGAGCTGGAGGGAATGTTTACCCATTTTGCCAAGGCAGACGAAGAAGACAAAAGCTATACACTGTTGCAGTACCGGCGATTCATGAGCGTGGCGGAAACGCTTCGGGACAACGACATTCATATCCCGATCATACATACGGGCAATAGCGCTACGGCCATTGATACACCTCTCCTATCCATTAACATGGTGCGTGTAGGCATAAGCTTGTACGGATTTTATCCCTCAGCAGAGGTAAACCACAGGCTCGTTGCTTTACACCCGGTAATGACGCTGAAGACGCAGGCGGTATATATCAAAACCCTGCCGCCCGATTGGGGCATCAGCTACGGCACCCGGTACTTCACGGACAGCGAAGAGATCATTGCGACGCTGCCTGTGGGGTACGCAGACGGATATTCCCGCATGCTGACAGGCAAAGCGGAGGTGCTAATACGTGGACGTCGCGTTCCTGTCGTCGGAACAATCTGCATGGACCAGTGTATGGTAACGCTCAAATCTTTCGCTGAAGAAGCGGAACAAATCAAAGCTGGCGAAGAGGTTGTACTCATCGGCCGCCAGGGCGATGCGCTGATTACAGCGGATGAACTGGCGCTCCATTTAGGGACAATTCACTACGAGGTAATCTGTATGCTGGCCCACCGGGTGCCCCGCGTGTATGTACGCGAAGGTGCTGCTCCTAACCTGGTGAACCCCTTGCTGAAGCCTTAA
- a CDS encoding CopG family ribbon-helix-helix protein produces the protein MANLQNTKRIMISLPDHLLQEVDGIAQLENSNRSELIRQAMKLYLTERKKRTIRESMQRGYMEMAKINLTMASEAFLAEEDADSTLGRLVSGV, from the coding sequence TTGGCCAATTTGCAGAACACCAAAAGAATTATGATCAGTTTGCCCGATCATCTCTTGCAGGAAGTGGATGGTATCGCTCAATTGGAGAACTCTAACCGGAGTGAATTGATCAGGCAGGCTATGAAGCTGTATTTAACGGAACGGAAGAAACGTACGATCCGGGAGTCAATGCAGCGGGGATACATGGAGATGGCTAAGATCAATTTGACAATGGCAAGCGAGGCGTTTCTCGCAGAGGAAGATGCAGACAGTACTCTTGGCCGCTTAGTAAGCGGGGTGTAG
- a CDS encoding type II toxin-antitoxin system PemK/MazF family toxin, which produces MIVKRGDVFFADLSPVVGSEQGGVRPVLVIQNDIGNRFSPTVIVAAITAQIQKAKLPTHVEIDAAAHGFDRDSVILLEQVRTIDKQRLTDKITHLDDETMKKVDDSLQISLGLIDF; this is translated from the coding sequence TTGATCGTTAAACGCGGCGACGTTTTTTTTGCCGACCTTTCGCCGGTAGTAGGTTCTGAACAAGGCGGAGTAAGGCCGGTACTGGTCATACAGAACGATATTGGCAACCGATTCAGCCCGACGGTCATTGTGGCGGCGATTACCGCCCAGATCCAGAAGGCCAAACTGCCGACGCATGTGGAAATTGATGCGGCTGCTCATGGCTTTGACCGGGATTCCGTCATTTTGCTGGAGCAGGTCCGGACGATTGACAAACAACGCTTAACCGATAAGATCACCCATCTTGATGATGAAACAATGAAAAAGGTGGATGATTCGCTGCAAATCAGCCTGGGCCTGATCGATTTCTAG
- a CDS encoding TetR/AcrR family transcriptional regulator, with the protein MQQAAQLFVQKGYAAVTMNEVCTAAKVSKGSLYHHFPSKDELFLYVVEDDTEQWLSEWEEIKSRLSGVEERLYALGEHYANDFQNPLIRGLEEYARSRTHSDEIYERLSQLYESGASACRNLLKEGMDSGYLIQKDLDHYVVIVSGMLEGIGRVSEITAPSEGPAEIKKVYRDAISLLLQGMRAR; encoded by the coding sequence GTGCAGCAGGCAGCGCAGCTGTTTGTCCAGAAGGGGTATGCCGCTGTAACCATGAATGAGGTCTGCACTGCGGCTAAAGTAAGCAAAGGAAGCCTGTACCACCATTTTCCCAGCAAGGATGAGCTGTTTCTATATGTGGTCGAAGATGATACGGAGCAGTGGCTCTCGGAGTGGGAAGAGATAAAAAGCAGACTCAGCGGGGTCGAAGAACGCCTTTATGCGCTGGGTGAGCATTACGCGAATGATTTTCAGAATCCGCTAATCCGCGGACTTGAGGAATATGCAAGGTCCCGTACCCACTCGGATGAGATTTATGAGCGGCTCTCACAGCTGTATGAATCCGGGGCATCGGCCTGCCGTAATCTGCTCAAGGAAGGTATGGACTCAGGCTACCTGATTCAGAAGGATCTGGATCATTATGTTGTGATTGTCAGCGGCATGCTGGAAGGGATCGGCAGAGTCAGCGAAATTACAGCACCGTCGGAGGGACCGGCAGAGATTAAGAAGGTTTACCGGGATGCTATCAGCCTGCTGCTGCAGGGAATGCGTGCCAGATAG
- a CDS encoding MFS transporter: MSLLLRNRGAMLMLMISIFLTFTGIGLVVPILPTYMNELHIGGSVVGMLVAAFSLTQLIVSPLAGRLSDRTGRKRIIVLGLIVFAFSELAFGVAHQPWMLFAARMLGGIGAAMIMPAVMAYVADTTSMDERARGMGLINAAITTGFIIGPGIGGYLAEFGIRVPFYAAAVAAAFVAVLTFILLPESRAAAVNDPASAQQKSESLVAQLLRSNREPYFIGLIIVFVMSFGLANYETVFGLFVDHKFGFTPKDIAFVLTFGSIAGAVVQLTVFSWILNRFGENRVISVCLLASGVFILLTLFVHGYFAIMTVTFIVFLAMDILRPAVGTQLSKMAGESQQGFVMGMNSAYTSLGNIAGPIVAGILFDLDINFPYGAAALVLVLCFLMSLGTGKRMARRSLQAK; the protein is encoded by the coding sequence ATGTCACTATTGTTAAGAAACCGCGGCGCGATGCTGATGCTGATGATTAGTATATTTTTGACCTTTACCGGGATTGGCCTGGTTGTTCCGATTCTGCCGACTTACATGAACGAGCTGCATATCGGTGGCAGTGTCGTAGGAATGCTGGTGGCTGCATTTTCGCTGACCCAGCTGATCGTGTCGCCTCTAGCCGGCAGGCTGTCTGACCGGACGGGCCGCAAAAGAATTATTGTTCTGGGACTGATAGTTTTTGCGTTCTCCGAGCTGGCCTTTGGGGTAGCCCATCAGCCGTGGATGCTGTTCGCGGCCCGGATGCTCGGCGGCATCGGAGCGGCAATGATTATGCCGGCAGTTATGGCTTATGTGGCGGATACCACTTCCATGGATGAACGGGCCAGAGGTATGGGACTGATCAACGCGGCCATAACTACCGGGTTTATTATCGGACCGGGAATCGGCGGCTATCTGGCCGAGTTTGGCATCCGGGTACCGTTCTACGCGGCTGCTGTGGCGGCGGCTTTTGTAGCTGTTTTAACGTTTATTTTACTGCCGGAGTCACGTGCTGCTGCGGTTAATGACCCTGCTTCTGCACAGCAGAAGAGTGAGAGTCTTGTAGCCCAATTGCTGCGTTCTAATCGTGAACCGTATTTTATCGGACTGATTATTGTATTCGTCATGTCCTTCGGCCTTGCGAATTATGAAACAGTGTTTGGACTGTTCGTTGATCATAAATTCGGCTTTACCCCTAAGGATATCGCGTTTGTACTGACCTTTGGCTCGATTGCCGGTGCTGTAGTTCAGCTGACTGTCTTTAGCTGGATTCTGAACCGTTTTGGTGAAAACCGGGTGATCTCCGTGTGCCTGCTGGCTTCGGGTGTGTTCATTCTGCTGACCCTGTTTGTCCATGGGTATTTTGCCATCATGACCGTGACGTTCATCGTGTTCCTGGCCATGGATATCCTGCGCCCGGCTGTCGGCACACAGCTGTCCAAAATGGCTGGTGAGTCTCAGCAGGGCTTTGTGATGGGCATGAACTCTGCCTACACGAGTCTCGGCAACATTGCCGGTCCGATTGTGGCTGGAATTTTGTTTGATCTGGACATTAATTTTCCGTACGGTGCAGCTGCGCTTGTACTGGTTCTGTGCTTCCTGATGTCGCTTGGCACCGGTAAGCGGATGGCCCGGCGCAGTCTGCAGGCGAAATAA
- a CDS encoding Tex family protein — MRQEQELILAAIAKELGISLKQVRTTVGLLDEGNTIPFIARYRKEMTGELDENALRDIEERLGYLRNLGDRKKDVIRSIEEQGKLTPELHQQIMKAVKLQEVEDLYRPFKQKRKTRASVAKEKGLEPLADWVMEQRRQGSPLEEAAKYIDADKGVESAELALQGAMDIIAENIADDPEIRAWVRQYTASQGILVSEAKDAAQESVYENYYSYREPVHKMPPHRILAINRGEREGVLKVGIEVVPDKIHAFITRKLIKGPSPVKELLEAVTEDSYKRLIAPSVEREVRGEMTEKGETQAISIFSGNLRSLLLQPPVRGLSVLGVDPAYRTGCKLAVVDDTGKLLEVAVTYPTPPNNKKKEAAAKFKELIAKYGIQLIVIGNGTGSRETEQFTAEVIAEIGDPELAYLIVNEAGASVYSASKLAQEEFPDLDVAERSAASIARRVQDPLAELVKIDPKAIGVGQYQHDVSQKHLEESLKAVVESAVNHVGVDVNTASPSLLSYVAGVNSTIAKNIVKFREENGKFTTRKALQKVPRLGAKSYEQCIGFLRIPEGENTLDRTPIHPESYPVVDRLFRELGLDVAKLGSREVAAELEAQDAAELAVKLDVGVPTLRDILESLQRPGRDPREELPLPIFRTDVLKIEDLVPGMEMQGTVRNVIDFGAFVDIGIKNDGLVHISQLSGSFVKHPMDVVSVGDNVTVWVLGVDLKKGRVSLTMRQPREVAGSVK; from the coding sequence ATCCGGCAGGAACAGGAACTGATCCTCGCGGCAATTGCCAAGGAGCTGGGGATCAGCCTGAAGCAGGTGCGGACGACGGTAGGGCTTTTGGATGAAGGGAACACGATTCCGTTTATTGCGCGGTACCGCAAAGAAATGACCGGTGAGCTGGATGAAAACGCGCTTCGCGATATTGAGGAACGGCTCGGTTACCTGCGCAATCTGGGAGACCGCAAGAAGGATGTTATCCGCAGCATTGAGGAGCAGGGCAAGCTGACACCGGAGCTGCATCAGCAGATTATGAAGGCGGTCAAGCTACAGGAAGTAGAGGATCTGTATCGTCCGTTCAAGCAAAAGCGTAAGACAAGAGCGAGTGTGGCTAAGGAGAAAGGGCTGGAGCCGCTGGCGGATTGGGTAATGGAACAGCGCCGGCAGGGTTCTCCGCTCGAAGAGGCCGCTAAATATATAGATGCAGATAAAGGTGTGGAGAGTGCCGAGTTGGCGCTGCAGGGTGCGATGGATATTATCGCCGAGAACATTGCCGATGATCCGGAGATCCGTGCGTGGGTCCGCCAGTATACGGCCAGCCAAGGGATTCTGGTCTCGGAGGCCAAGGATGCCGCGCAGGAGAGTGTATATGAGAACTACTATAGTTACCGTGAACCGGTACATAAAATGCCGCCGCACCGTATTCTCGCGATTAACCGCGGAGAACGGGAGGGTGTGCTGAAGGTCGGCATTGAGGTAGTCCCGGACAAGATTCATGCCTTCATCACGCGCAAGCTGATCAAAGGGCCATCCCCGGTCAAGGAGCTGCTGGAAGCCGTAACGGAGGATTCCTATAAACGGTTGATTGCCCCGTCGGTAGAGCGTGAGGTGCGCGGGGAAATGACCGAGAAGGGCGAGACGCAGGCGATCTCGATCTTCTCGGGCAACCTGCGCAGTCTGCTGCTGCAGCCGCCGGTCAGAGGCCTGAGCGTGCTTGGCGTGGACCCGGCTTACCGCACCGGCTGCAAACTCGCTGTGGTGGACGACACCGGCAAGCTGCTGGAGGTGGCGGTCACGTATCCGACGCCGCCGAACAACAAGAAGAAGGAGGCGGCGGCCAAGTTCAAGGAGCTGATTGCCAAATACGGCATCCAGCTGATCGTCATCGGCAACGGTACCGGCTCGCGGGAGACGGAGCAGTTCACCGCGGAGGTCATCGCCGAGATCGGTGATCCGGAACTGGCGTACCTGATCGTTAACGAAGCGGGCGCCAGCGTCTATTCCGCCTCCAAGCTCGCGCAGGAGGAGTTCCCGGATCTGGATGTGGCTGAGCGCAGCGCCGCATCGATTGCCCGCCGCGTGCAGGATCCGCTGGCGGAGCTGGTGAAGATCGACCCGAAGGCGATCGGAGTCGGGCAATACCAGCATGACGTCTCCCAGAAGCATCTGGAAGAAAGCCTCAAGGCCGTCGTGGAATCGGCCGTTAACCATGTCGGCGTCGACGTGAATACAGCTTCGCCGTCGCTGCTCTCGTATGTGGCGGGAGTTAACTCGACGATCGCCAAGAATATCGTGAAGTTCCGCGAGGAGAACGGCAAGTTCACCACGCGCAAGGCACTGCAAAAGGTGCCGCGCCTCGGCGCGAAGTCCTATGAGCAGTGCATCGGGTTCCTGCGTATTCCTGAAGGGGAGAATACGCTGGACCGTACGCCGATCCACCCGGAATCGTATCCGGTGGTCGACCGGCTGTTCCGGGAGCTCGGGCTGGACGTAGCGAAGCTAGGCAGCCGCGAGGTCGCGGCTGAGCTCGAAGCGCAGGATGCGGCTGAGCTCGCCGTGAAGCTGGATGTCGGCGTGCCTACGCTGCGCGACATCCTGGAGAGCCTGCAGCGCCCGGGCCGCGATCCGCGCGAGGAGCTGCCGCTGCCGATCTTCCGCACCGATGTGCTGAAGATCGAGGACCTCGTTCCCGGGATGGAGATGCAGGGAACCGTCCGCAACGTCATCGATTTCGGCGCCTTCGTCGACATCGGCATCAAGAACGACGGGCTGGTGCATATTTCCCAGCTTAGCGGCAGCTTCGTCAAGCATCCGATGGACGTTGTCTCTGTTGGAGACAACGTTACCGTCTGGGTGCTTGGCGTGGACCTCAAGAAAGGCCGGGTCAGCCTGACCATGCGCCAGCCGCGTGAGGTTGCCGGAAGCGTGAAATAG